CTGTACAATTTTATGTTTCAAGGCATAAAAAATAACCTGGTTGTAGCAACCAGGTTTATTTTCTTGTTATATCTATGTTCCTTAGAGCAGACCTTCGATGATTTTGCGAACGGCGCCGCCGTCTGCAAGACCTTTTACCTTTGGCATTACTGCTCCGATCAGCTTACCCATGTTCTGCTTTCCGCTCTCGATACCGAGTTCGGCTGCAGTAGATTTTACGATTTCCGTAATTTCTTCTTCGGTCAGCTGTTTTGGAAGATATTCCATCAGGATTTCAATTTCTTTGTTATAGGCTTCCACTAGGTCCGTTCTACCTGCTTTTT
This genomic window from Clostridiales bacterium contains:
- a CDS encoding GatB/YqeY domain-containing protein; this encodes MSLKDRLLNDFKEAMKAKDEVKKNTVNLARAAVKQYEVDNREELDDQGILAILTKQVKMRKDALSDFEKAGRTDLVEAYNKEIEILMEYLPKQLTEEEITEIVKSTAAELGIESGKQNMGKLIGAVMPKVKGLADGGAVRKIIEGLL